From Paenibacillus sp. V4I7, one genomic window encodes:
- the glmS gene encoding glutamine--fructose-6-phosphate transaminase (isomerizing), whose product MCGIVGYIGNQEAKDILVKGLEKLEYRGYDSSGIALLNDRGVHVYKEQGRIAELRQVIDHEEKAKIGIGHTRWATHGKPSRRNAHPHQSNNGRFTVVHNGVIENFEELKHQYLLDVPFASDTDTEVIVQMMEKLVESGLQVEEAFRQLLMKIKGSYAVALLDNQDQETIYVGKNKSPLLIGLGQDFHVIASDAMAMLQLTSQFVELMDEEMVILRQESKTIKNLSGDLIQRRPFQVKLDASDIEKGPYPHYMLKEIDEQPFVIRKVISKYQDSNGNLMIDDNIRESMKQADRIYIIACGTSYHAGLVGKHLLEKIADIPVETHIASEFLYNRPILSRNPLFICISQSGETADSRGVLVAVKQMGYSALTITNVPGSTLSRESDYTLYTHAGPEIAVASTKAYTAQIAVLAILAFDSARNKGKLGDVNPIHELSIAANAMEIMINKKEMMEEMVWKYLNASRNCFFIGRGVDYYACLEGALKLKEISYIQAEGFAGGELKHGTIALIEEGTPVIALLTQPHIRANIRSNVQEVMARGANVCMISIEGIEEKNDQIVLPAVHEFLTPLVSVIPLQLIAYYAALYRGCDVDKPRNLAKSVTVE is encoded by the coding sequence ATGTGTGGAATTGTCGGTTATATCGGAAATCAGGAGGCGAAGGACATCCTGGTCAAAGGATTAGAAAAACTAGAATACAGAGGGTATGATTCTTCCGGAATAGCCTTATTAAATGACAGAGGCGTACATGTTTATAAAGAGCAGGGCCGGATTGCAGAACTTCGACAAGTCATTGATCACGAGGAAAAGGCGAAGATTGGAATTGGTCATACCAGATGGGCAACACATGGCAAGCCTAGTCGCAGAAATGCTCATCCTCATCAAAGTAACAATGGCCGATTCACGGTTGTACATAACGGAGTAATAGAGAACTTCGAAGAATTGAAGCATCAATATTTGCTTGATGTGCCCTTCGCCAGCGACACGGACACGGAAGTCATCGTACAGATGATGGAGAAGTTAGTGGAGAGTGGGCTGCAGGTGGAGGAAGCTTTTCGACAACTGCTGATGAAGATCAAAGGTTCTTATGCTGTAGCGTTATTAGATAATCAGGACCAGGAAACGATTTATGTTGGCAAAAATAAGAGTCCCTTACTGATCGGGCTCGGACAAGATTTTCATGTGATCGCAAGTGATGCTATGGCGATGCTGCAGCTTACGAGCCAGTTCGTTGAACTGATGGATGAGGAGATGGTCATACTTCGCCAAGAGAGCAAAACCATTAAAAACTTGAGCGGAGACCTCATTCAGCGGCGGCCATTTCAAGTTAAGCTGGACGCCAGCGATATAGAGAAGGGACCCTACCCGCATTATATGTTGAAAGAAATTGATGAGCAGCCCTTTGTCATCCGCAAAGTCATTTCTAAGTATCAAGACAGCAATGGGAATTTGATGATAGACGATAACATTCGTGAGAGCATGAAGCAAGCAGATCGCATCTACATCATTGCATGCGGTACAAGTTATCACGCCGGATTAGTCGGAAAGCATTTGCTTGAAAAGATTGCGGACATCCCGGTTGAAACACATATCGCAAGTGAATTTTTGTATAACAGACCCATTCTGTCCCGTAACCCCTTATTTATATGTATTTCTCAAAGTGGGGAGACAGCAGATAGCAGGGGGGTATTGGTAGCCGTCAAACAAATGGGCTATTCAGCATTGACAATTACCAACGTTCCAGGTTCAACCTTATCCCGTGAATCGGACTATACCTTATACACGCATGCCGGACCAGAAATTGCTGTAGCATCAACGAAAGCCTATACGGCACAAATTGCGGTGTTAGCGATACTTGCGTTCGATAGTGCAAGAAATAAGGGCAAATTAGGCGATGTGAATCCTATTCATGAATTAAGTATAGCGGCCAATGCGATGGAAATTATGATTAACAAAAAAGAAATGATGGAAGAAATGGTGTGGAAGTATTTAAATGCTTCACGTAATTGCTTCTTTATTGGTCGTGGTGTGGACTATTACGCATGTTTGGAAGGCGCATTAAAGCTTAAGGAGATTTCTTATATTCAAGCGGAAGGATTCGCTGGCGGGGAATTAAAGCATGGAACGATTGCATTAATTGAGGAAGGAACGCCTGTTATCGCGCTTCTCACACAACCTCATATTAGAGCGAATATTCGAAGCAATGTGCAAGAGGTTATGGCACGTGGCGCTAATGTGTGTATGATTAGCATTGAAGGGATAGAGGAGAAGAACGATCAAATCGTTTTGCCTGCGGTTCATGAGTTTCTTACTCCGCTTGTTTCCGTCATTCCGTTACAATTAATAGCGTATTATGCAGCTCTATATCGAGGTTGCGATGTAGACAAACCAAGAAATCTAGCCAAAAGTGTCACTGTGGAGTGA
- a CDS encoding helix-turn-helix domain-containing protein, whose product MIGQNISSIRKQRGYTLSELSERTGISKSYLSNIERNLKQNPSIHVMEKIALVLKVDLKMLLKIAADVETSQQLDQEWMDFINDLKQSGIDKERIHEFKILIEFMKWNNDKIK is encoded by the coding sequence ATGATCGGTCAAAACATATCAAGTATCCGGAAACAAAGGGGGTATACGTTGTCCGAGCTGTCAGAGCGGACCGGTATTTCCAAGTCCTATTTAAGTAACATAGAACGAAATCTCAAACAGAACCCTTCGATTCATGTCATGGAAAAAATTGCTTTGGTTCTTAAAGTAGACTTGAAAATGCTGTTAAAAATTGCTGCTGATGTGGAAACAAGCCAACAGCTTGATCAGGAGTGGATGGATTTTATTAATGATTTGAAGCAGTCCGGCATAGATAAGGAACGTATTCATGAATTTAAAATTTTGATTGAGTTTATGAAGTGGAACAATGATAAAATTAAGTAG